The following proteins come from a genomic window of Salvia hispanica cultivar TCC Black 2014 chromosome 4, UniMelb_Shisp_WGS_1.0, whole genome shotgun sequence:
- the LOC125224468 gene encoding probable E3 ubiquitin-protein ligase RHC1A, with translation MSSGGNTHWCHQCSQPVRPRGRNLVCPYCDGGFIQELAEVMGAHAGDGSGLGFMAPQQDPRFGIMDAFAALMRHRMIGRDPNFDVRGRPAMLSERSVGIGQRPPGQLLILHGQSPVAVDPFDFFFSDGHGVGQRRADFDDIFMGHGLQELIEQLSMNDRRGPPPAPRSAIDAMPTIKISQRHLNTDAHCPVCQDKFELGTRARQMPCDHIYHSDCIVPWLVEHNSCPVCRVELPPLGSANARSNLNQRAANTSSVSGGGGGGSGSGGSSSRRDSNSQSQGRWNPFSFLWPSNSSNQNTQRHSGTEGNSATAPNEEHGRMRWPFDY, from the coding sequence ATGTCAAGTGGTGGAAACACTCATTGGTGCCACCAGTGCAGTCAGCCTGTACGACCTCGTGGCCGTAACTTGGTTTGCCCGTACTGTGATGGAGGCTTTATACAAGAGCTGGCCGAAGTTATGGGTGCTCACGCGGGTGATGGTTCCGGACTTGGATTCATGGCTCCCCAGCAAGATCCGAGATTTGGTATTATGGATGCATTTGCTGCCCTAATGAGGCACAGGATGATAGGAAGGGACCCAAACTTTGATGTTAGAGGACGACCTGCCATGCTTAGTGAACGAAGTGTGGGTATTGGTCAAAGGCCTCCTGGACAATTATTGATATTACATGGCCAATCTCCAGTTGCTGTCGATccatttgatttcttttttagcGATGGACATGGAGTGGGGCAAAGACGAGCTGATTTTGATGATATCTTTATGGGGCATGGATTACAGGAATTGATAGAGCAGCTGAGTATGAATGATAGGCGAGGTCCTCCTCCAGCACCTCGTTCTGCAATTGATGCCATGCCTACCATCAAGATTTCCCAAAGGCATCTCAATACAGATGCTCACTGCCCAGTGTGTCAAGATAAGTTTGAATTGGGCACAAGAGCTAGACAGATGCCATGTGATCATATTTACCATTCAGATTGTATTGTGCCTTGGCTAGTCGAACATAATTCATGCCCTGTTTGTCGTGTTGAGCTTCCTCCACTAGGTTCTGCAAATGCTCGGTCTAACTTGAATCAGAGAGCAGCGAACACTAGTAGTGtgagtggtggtggtggtggtggtagtggtagtgGCGGCAGCAGCAGCAGAAGGGACAGTAACTCTCAGAGTCAGGGAAGGTGGAATCCATTTTCTTTCCTGTGGCCTTCAAactcatcaaatcaaaacactCAACGCCACTCAGGAACCGAAGGAAACAGTGCCACGGCTCCAAATGAGGAGCATGGCAGGATGCGCTGGCCTTTTGACTATTGA
- the LOC125224467 gene encoding uncharacterized protein LOC125224467 isoform X1, translating to MSPASKSKSTDKKAGKEAPKNSLKPLGHVNTSSGTPSSGYNPVLKTFHTFESGPVPSASPLHVNGRFRNIDDTDDHNGSSSGTGVEYDSISNNGSWSGDSEDHKEKSSQQLTRQDIIPGADNDKREKIRQKNEKKHQRQKERRAQELHERCCGFLMSRKLEALAQQLVAMGFSEEPATMALIVNEGRLEESVSWLFEGGDEKKFKNYTNGIRSLKIDISEELARVTDMEIRYKASKQQVERAVVCCEGDIDRAEKTIMILKEDPPAVPSKPDENDDPPTVSNSEPAVAISQNSLRIQPKSTSATTVQQKRDDKDFNHTKVPATVGSSADPAAKSLQVLKKIPPKADSAKPQQIAVLAEKRWVSAGSDPSASFSLASQSLPSPTPTKMDARYAGVGNDLKSLQLGSVKEPVIVMQRPQSINTKQAPSAGSSSSPPGPMDMSWYPSYVEPVKPHGFVPSVTVPNNVSLNQLYGQPQYQSSQQQFMSSNGPMDSSGTKRVSSGLWVRGGSPALAAPSSLGLFSSNGTSGASGTSSQVDWSTGSSMLQFDYTNVDWSLDRGSVLPKPDSLWTGANYNQNNIQPHDAYGAVLTSIRRPGLSNGNAAAMDGRSPNYSTGYLEWISPFEEKDHLSLPRQVISSPTL from the coding sequence ATGTCTCCAGCATCCAAATCTAAGTCCACAGATAAAAAGGCTGGCAAAGAAGCTCCAAAAAATTCTCTGAAGCCTTTGGGTCATGTTAACACCAGTAGTGGGACCCCATCAAGTGGATACAATCCTGTTTTGAAAACATTTCATACATTTGAATCAGGTCCAGTGCCTTCGGCCAGTCCGCTTCATGTTAATGGTCGTTTCCGTAATATAGATGACACAGATGATCATAATGGAAGTTCTTCGGGGACTGGTGTTGAGTATGATTCTATTTCCAATAATGGCAGTTGGTCTGGCGACTCTGAAGACCATAAAGAAAAGTCATCTCAACAGCTTACACGCCAGGATATAATACCTGGAGCTGACAATgacaaaagagagaaaatacggCAGAAGAATGAGAAGAAGCATCAGCGTCAAAAGGAGAGGCGAGCGCAAGAGTTGCATGAACGGTGCTGTGGCTTTCTCATGTCGAGGAAGCTGGAAGCACTAGCACAGCAGCTTGTAGCTATGGGCTTCTCCGAAGAGCCGGCAACAATGGCTCTTATTGTGAATGAAGGTAGGTTAGAGGAATCAGTATCATGGCTTTTTGAAGGTGgtgatgaaaagaaatttaaaaactataCTAATGGTATACGTAGTTTGAAAATTGACATATCAGAGGAGCTTGCTCGCGTTACTGATATGGAGATTAGATATAAGGCTTCCAAACAACAGGTGGAAAGAGCTGTGGTATGCTGTGAGGGTGATATTGACAGGGCTGAAAAAACAATAATGATACTAAAGGAAGATCCTCCTGCTGTTCCATCTAAGCCTGATGAAAATGATGATCCTCCTACTGTATCAAATAGCGAGCCAGCAGTTGCGATTAGTCAGAATTCATTAAGAATACAACCGAAGTCTACATCGGCTACCACTGTACAGCAGAAAAGGGATGACAAAGATTTCAACCATACCAAAGTTCCAGCAACAGTGGGGTCCTCAGCGGATCCTGCGGCCAAAAGCTTGCAGGTGCTGAAGAAAATACCACCTAAAGCTGACTCGGCGAAACCACAGCAGATTGCTGTGCTAGCAGAGAAAAGGTGGGTAAGTGCAGGATCAGATCCTTCTGCATCATTTTCCTTAGCATCACAATCTCTGCCTTCACCAACTCCAACCAAGATGGATGCCCGCTATGCTGGTGTTGGAAATGATTTGAAGAGTTTGCAGCTTGGATCAGTCAAAGAACCAGTTATCGTCATGCAGCGACCTCAATCTATTAATACAAAGCAGGCTCCTAGTGCAGGTAGTAGCTCATCTCCTCCTGGACCTATGGATATGAGTTGGTATCCTAGTTATGTTGAACCAGTAAAGCCACATGGATTTGTGCCATCTGTCACCGTGCCTAACAATGTTAGCTTAAACCAGTTGTATGGCCAACCTCAATACCAGTCATCACAGCAGCAATTTATGTCCAGTAATGGCCCAATGGATTCTTCCGGAACTAAAAGAGTCAGCAGTGGTTTATGGGTTCGAGGCGGATCACCAGCACTTGCTGCCCCTTCTTCTCTAGGACTCTTCTCCAGCAATGGTACCAGTGGCGCATCAGGGACTTCATCTCAGGTGGACTGGAGCACTGGCAGCTCAATGTTGCAATTTGATTACACCAACGTAGACTGGAGCTTGGATCGTGGGTCGGTGTTGCCAAAACCTGACAGTCTGTGGACTGGGGCAAACTACAATCAGAATAACATTCAGCCTCATGATGCTTATGGTGCGGTTCTGACGTCTATTAGGAGGCCTGGTCTGTCAAATGGGAATGCTGCAGCAATGGATGGGCGAAGTCCTAACTACTCTACTGGTTATTTGGAATGGATTTCGCCATTTGAAGAGAAAGACCACCTCAGTTTACCCAGACAGGTTATATCCTCTCCTACACTGTAA
- the LOC125224467 gene encoding uncharacterized protein LOC125224467 isoform X2, whose amino-acid sequence MSRKLEALAQQLVAMGFSEEPATMALIVNEGRLEESVSWLFEGGDEKKFKNYTNGIRSLKIDISEELARVTDMEIRYKASKQQVERAVVCCEGDIDRAEKTIMILKEDPPAVPSKPDENDDPPTVSNSEPAVAISQNSLRIQPKSTSATTVQQKRDDKDFNHTKVPATVGSSADPAAKSLQVLKKIPPKADSAKPQQIAVLAEKRWVSAGSDPSASFSLASQSLPSPTPTKMDARYAGVGNDLKSLQLGSVKEPVIVMQRPQSINTKQAPSAGSSSSPPGPMDMSWYPSYVEPVKPHGFVPSVTVPNNVSLNQLYGQPQYQSSQQQFMSSNGPMDSSGTKRVSSGLWVRGGSPALAAPSSLGLFSSNGTSGASGTSSQVDWSTGSSMLQFDYTNVDWSLDRGSVLPKPDSLWTGANYNQNNIQPHDAYGAVLTSIRRPGLSNGNAAAMDGRSPNYSTGYLEWISPFEEKDHLSLPRQVISSPTL is encoded by the coding sequence ATGTCGAGGAAGCTGGAAGCACTAGCACAGCAGCTTGTAGCTATGGGCTTCTCCGAAGAGCCGGCAACAATGGCTCTTATTGTGAATGAAGGTAGGTTAGAGGAATCAGTATCATGGCTTTTTGAAGGTGgtgatgaaaagaaatttaaaaactataCTAATGGTATACGTAGTTTGAAAATTGACATATCAGAGGAGCTTGCTCGCGTTACTGATATGGAGATTAGATATAAGGCTTCCAAACAACAGGTGGAAAGAGCTGTGGTATGCTGTGAGGGTGATATTGACAGGGCTGAAAAAACAATAATGATACTAAAGGAAGATCCTCCTGCTGTTCCATCTAAGCCTGATGAAAATGATGATCCTCCTACTGTATCAAATAGCGAGCCAGCAGTTGCGATTAGTCAGAATTCATTAAGAATACAACCGAAGTCTACATCGGCTACCACTGTACAGCAGAAAAGGGATGACAAAGATTTCAACCATACCAAAGTTCCAGCAACAGTGGGGTCCTCAGCGGATCCTGCGGCCAAAAGCTTGCAGGTGCTGAAGAAAATACCACCTAAAGCTGACTCGGCGAAACCACAGCAGATTGCTGTGCTAGCAGAGAAAAGGTGGGTAAGTGCAGGATCAGATCCTTCTGCATCATTTTCCTTAGCATCACAATCTCTGCCTTCACCAACTCCAACCAAGATGGATGCCCGCTATGCTGGTGTTGGAAATGATTTGAAGAGTTTGCAGCTTGGATCAGTCAAAGAACCAGTTATCGTCATGCAGCGACCTCAATCTATTAATACAAAGCAGGCTCCTAGTGCAGGTAGTAGCTCATCTCCTCCTGGACCTATGGATATGAGTTGGTATCCTAGTTATGTTGAACCAGTAAAGCCACATGGATTTGTGCCATCTGTCACCGTGCCTAACAATGTTAGCTTAAACCAGTTGTATGGCCAACCTCAATACCAGTCATCACAGCAGCAATTTATGTCCAGTAATGGCCCAATGGATTCTTCCGGAACTAAAAGAGTCAGCAGTGGTTTATGGGTTCGAGGCGGATCACCAGCACTTGCTGCCCCTTCTTCTCTAGGACTCTTCTCCAGCAATGGTACCAGTGGCGCATCAGGGACTTCATCTCAGGTGGACTGGAGCACTGGCAGCTCAATGTTGCAATTTGATTACACCAACGTAGACTGGAGCTTGGATCGTGGGTCGGTGTTGCCAAAACCTGACAGTCTGTGGACTGGGGCAAACTACAATCAGAATAACATTCAGCCTCATGATGCTTATGGTGCGGTTCTGACGTCTATTAGGAGGCCTGGTCTGTCAAATGGGAATGCTGCAGCAATGGATGGGCGAAGTCCTAACTACTCTACTGGTTATTTGGAATGGATTTCGCCATTTGAAGAGAAAGACCACCTCAGTTTACCCAGACAGGTTATATCCTCTCCTACACTGTAA